A region from the Actinoplanes sp. OR16 genome encodes:
- a CDS encoding CAP domain-containing protein yields the protein MTAGSAQAAPVKASETTLQTEINRLINVERTSRGCAALKTDAKLTVAARGHSAWMAQTGTFSHTGRSNSNFVARSKAAGYATPSAENIAWGYRTAKQVVDGWMKSPGHRTNILNCKSKTVGVGAVFSANGTPYYTQDFGY from the coding sequence ATGACCGCCGGATCCGCACAGGCCGCACCGGTGAAGGCCAGCGAGACCACCCTGCAGACCGAGATCAACCGCCTCATCAACGTCGAGCGCACCAGCCGCGGCTGCGCCGCGCTCAAGACCGACGCCAAGCTCACCGTCGCCGCCCGCGGGCACAGCGCCTGGATGGCGCAGACCGGCACGTTCTCCCACACCGGGCGCAGCAACTCGAACTTCGTCGCCCGCAGCAAGGCCGCCGGCTACGCCACGCCGTCAGCGGAGAACATCGCCTGGGGCTACCGCACCGCCAAGCAGGTCGTCGACGGCTGGATGAAGAGCCCCGGCCACCGCACCAACATCCTCAACTGCAAGTCGAAGACCGTCGGCGTCGGAGCTGTGTTCTCCGCCAACGGCACCCCGTACTACACCCAGGACTTCGGTTACTGA
- a CDS encoding GNAT family N-acetyltransferase, which translates to MDQQEVLALYDRQVRYGARPETPAARIDRTDRIVRHVGGGQDWNAVVWSDLGESTADEVIAEQAAYFREHGWDLEWKLYAHDQPADLGKRLEAAGFTADEPETLMVAAVDELDRAVRLPDGVRIDEVTDPAGIDLMVTVSEQAFGHSIPWLRPRLLAQLAGAPQNTQLLVAMAGDTPVSAARMDLIPGTAFAGLWGGGTLAAWRGRGIYRALVAHRARRAAELGYSFVQVDATDQSRPILRRLGFSALTTTTPYNL; encoded by the coding sequence GTGGATCAACAAGAAGTGCTCGCGCTCTACGACCGCCAGGTTCGCTACGGAGCCCGCCCCGAGACCCCCGCCGCACGGATCGACCGCACCGACCGGATCGTCCGGCACGTCGGCGGCGGCCAGGACTGGAACGCCGTGGTCTGGTCCGATCTCGGCGAGAGCACGGCCGACGAGGTGATCGCCGAGCAGGCCGCGTACTTCCGGGAGCACGGCTGGGACCTCGAATGGAAGCTGTACGCACACGACCAGCCCGCCGACCTGGGAAAACGCCTCGAGGCAGCGGGCTTCACCGCTGACGAGCCGGAGACTCTCATGGTCGCCGCCGTCGACGAGCTGGATCGGGCCGTGCGGCTTCCCGACGGCGTACGCATCGACGAGGTCACCGACCCGGCCGGCATCGACCTGATGGTGACGGTCAGCGAGCAGGCCTTCGGGCACAGCATCCCCTGGCTGCGTCCCCGGCTGCTGGCCCAGCTCGCCGGCGCGCCGCAGAACACGCAGCTGCTCGTCGCGATGGCCGGCGACACCCCGGTCAGTGCCGCCCGGATGGACCTGATCCCGGGTACGGCGTTCGCCGGCCTCTGGGGCGGCGGCACCCTCGCCGCATGGCGCGGCCGGGGAATCTACCGCGCCCTCGTCGCTCACCGGGCACGCCGGGCCGCCGAGCTCGGCTACTCGTTCGTCCAGGTCGACGCCACCGACCAGAGCCGGCCCATCCTGCGGCGACTCGGCTTCTCCGCCCTGACCACCACGACGCCCTACAACCTTTGA
- a CDS encoding flavin reductase family protein, translated as MQTSSAAGVRHTFAAYPTGLALIAAEVDGRDEAMLANSFTSVSLDPPLVSMAFTHTSTTWPQLRRARELGITILGESHAHLVAQLRLSGPARLAGIVLDRATAQARLLPRAAATLIVRPYRHIPAGDHELVLFEVVDHQRDDDAAPLTYHDRHICALHHEQK; from the coding sequence ATGCAGACCTCATCGGCCGCCGGTGTGCGTCACACCTTCGCGGCCTACCCCACCGGCCTGGCACTGATCGCTGCCGAGGTCGATGGCCGTGACGAGGCGATGCTCGCCAACTCGTTCACCAGCGTCTCGCTCGACCCGCCGCTGGTCTCCATGGCGTTCACCCACACCTCGACCACGTGGCCCCAGCTACGGCGGGCGCGGGAGCTGGGGATCACGATCCTGGGGGAGTCCCATGCGCACCTGGTGGCGCAGCTGCGCCTGTCCGGGCCCGCGCGGCTCGCCGGCATCGTCCTGGACCGCGCCACCGCCCAGGCACGCCTCCTGCCCCGGGCGGCGGCCACCCTGATCGTCCGGCCCTACCGGCACATCCCGGCCGGGGACCACGAACTGGTCCTGTTCGAGGTCGTCGACCACCAGCGCGACGACGATGCCGCTCCGCTGACGTATCACGATCGCCACATCTGCGCCCTGCACCACGAACAGAAGTAG
- a CDS encoding NtaA/DmoA family FMN-dependent monooxygenase (This protein belongs to a clade of FMN-dependent monooxygenases, within a broader family of flavin-dependent oxidoreductases, the luciferase-like monooxygenase (LMM) family, some of whose members use coenzyme F420 rather than FMN.) produces MSKSSFLLGAVLGEMHGNHPGAWRMPAADPNAYTDVTALVRAAQSAERGGLDYIFLPDRVFIWGDLESRPPIVTMEPTLTLAAIAPATRRIGLVTTMSTSFVEPYTLARQLRALDVMSHGRAGWQAIPSYEAEAFANYGRPVPSRNEKYERFNEAIQITQALWGSWDRAAGTPDKATGRFADTSHIRPVNLQGRHVASRGPLQIPPSEQGQPVIFMPFASGLGVQAAALYANGIISMASSMKDAKAQRDMMRAMTVEAGRDADEVKVLNFFHLSVGPTLQEAVERRMVLEEAAGIDKRLAQLSAILGLRLDPADRDKPLTSAQIAALNSHLRGTPAARALDLAREGRTPHEILGHGVLDQSPSLLGTAEQIADTLQEWVQAGAADGFTVVIDDLHDGMDAFVDQVVPVLRKRGLRPDDYQGTTLRDHLGLPEQIGLDPRLT; encoded by the coding sequence ATGAGTAAGAGTTCGTTCCTGCTCGGAGCGGTACTGGGAGAGATGCACGGCAACCACCCGGGAGCGTGGCGGATGCCGGCGGCCGATCCGAACGCCTACACCGACGTAACGGCCCTCGTCCGCGCCGCGCAGAGCGCCGAACGCGGCGGACTGGACTACATCTTCCTCCCCGACCGGGTCTTCATCTGGGGGGATCTGGAGTCGCGACCGCCCATCGTGACGATGGAGCCGACCCTGACACTGGCGGCGATCGCCCCCGCCACCCGGCGCATCGGCCTGGTCACCACGATGTCGACCTCTTTCGTCGAGCCGTACACCCTCGCCCGGCAGCTCAGGGCGCTGGACGTGATGAGTCATGGTCGCGCCGGCTGGCAGGCCATCCCCAGCTACGAAGCGGAGGCCTTCGCCAACTACGGACGCCCCGTTCCGTCGCGGAACGAGAAGTACGAACGCTTCAACGAGGCCATCCAGATCACCCAGGCGCTGTGGGGCAGCTGGGACAGGGCTGCGGGCACCCCCGACAAGGCCACCGGACGGTTCGCCGACACCTCCCACATCCGCCCCGTCAACCTGCAGGGCCGTCACGTCGCCTCCCGCGGGCCGCTGCAGATCCCGCCGTCCGAGCAGGGGCAACCGGTGATCTTCATGCCGTTCGCCAGCGGCCTCGGTGTGCAGGCCGCCGCCCTGTACGCCAACGGCATCATCTCCATGGCCTCCTCCATGAAGGACGCCAAGGCTCAACGCGACATGATGCGTGCGATGACGGTGGAAGCCGGCCGGGACGCCGACGAGGTCAAGGTTCTCAACTTCTTCCACCTCAGCGTCGGACCGACCTTGCAGGAGGCCGTCGAGCGGCGCATGGTGCTGGAGGAGGCCGCCGGCATCGACAAGCGCCTGGCTCAGCTGTCGGCCATCCTCGGCCTGCGTCTGGACCCCGCCGACCGTGACAAGCCGCTCACCAGCGCCCAGATCGCGGCCCTGAACTCCCATCTCAGAGGTACGCCGGCAGCCCGCGCCCTCGATCTCGCCCGCGAAGGGCGCACACCGCACGAGATCCTCGGTCACGGGGTGCTCGACCAATCGCCGTCGTTGCTCGGCACCGCCGAACAGATCGCCGACACGCTGCAGGAATGGGTGCAGGCGGGCGCCGCCGACGGCTTCACCGTCGTCATCGACGACCTGCACGACGGCATGGACGCCTTCGTGGACCAGGTCGTCCCCGTCCTGCGCAAGCGCGGCCTGCGCCCCGACGACTACCAGGGCACGACGCTGCGCGACCACCTCGGCCTCCCCGAACAAATCGGTCTGGACCCGCGCCTGACCTGA
- a CDS encoding TetR/AcrR family transcriptional regulator gives MTDDQVRRRRPRTDKLRNHAQILDVAERFFAERGVSGSLEAIAKLAGVGTGTFYRHFPTREALLAALLQARYDDLVARRDTIRREEKDSSVALERWLDALDEWVTAFDGLPEPLRDALDQEASPLTMSCQWFVTTTDEFLALAQRDGTVEPWVRGRDLFLNALAAAWVRGAALADESSTRTLRRLMRSGFAARTPGRAPQGAHLTPFAEEHRS, from the coding sequence ATGACCGACGATCAGGTTCGCCGCCGCCGGCCGCGTACGGACAAGCTGCGCAACCATGCGCAGATCCTCGACGTCGCCGAACGGTTCTTCGCCGAGCGTGGTGTCAGCGGGTCGCTGGAGGCCATCGCCAAGCTGGCCGGGGTGGGCACCGGCACGTTCTACCGGCACTTCCCGACCCGGGAGGCCTTGCTGGCCGCTCTGCTGCAGGCGCGCTATGACGACCTGGTGGCCCGCCGCGACACCATCCGGCGCGAGGAGAAGGATTCCAGTGTCGCGCTCGAGCGATGGCTGGACGCGCTGGACGAATGGGTGACCGCCTTCGACGGGCTGCCCGAGCCGCTGCGTGATGCGCTGGATCAGGAAGCCTCACCGCTGACGATGAGCTGCCAATGGTTCGTCACGACCACCGACGAGTTCCTTGCGCTGGCCCAGCGCGACGGCACCGTCGAGCCCTGGGTCCGAGGCCGTGACCTGTTCCTCAACGCCCTGGCAGCGGCCTGGGTCCGCGGCGCCGCCCTGGCGGACGAGTCCTCGACCCGGACGCTGCGCCGGCTGATGCGATCGGGATTCGCCGCACGGACACCAGGACGGGCGCCGCAGGGTGCGCATCTCACACCGTTCGCAGAAGAGCATCGGTCCTGA
- a CDS encoding NADP-dependent oxidoreductase: MRAVGVTTFGGPEALHMVDVPAEPLGPGQVRLRVHAAAVNPTDTQYRAGAYAAYYPDESPPWIPGMDVAGVVTELSPGVDHLTVGDLVMGLVVPQGAYREDKVLPADSVVRVPAGADAVAASTLPMNGLTARLALDKMALKPGQVIAVTGAAGAFGGYVVQLAKADGLTVIADAADKDVELVHELGADLVVPRGDDVATRIREKFPDGVAGLADGALLDALALPAVADGGAVATVRNYRGPDERGLRYFPTLVADMDKNRSALDRLRQQAEDGTLTLRVAATFPAERATEAHQLLEKGGIRGRVVLTF, translated from the coding sequence ATGCGTGCCGTCGGTGTCACCACCTTCGGAGGGCCGGAGGCCCTGCACATGGTCGACGTGCCAGCCGAGCCACTCGGCCCGGGCCAGGTACGACTGCGGGTACACGCGGCAGCGGTCAACCCGACCGACACGCAGTACCGCGCCGGCGCCTACGCGGCCTATTACCCCGATGAGTCGCCCCCGTGGATTCCCGGCATGGACGTCGCCGGAGTGGTCACCGAACTCAGCCCCGGCGTGGATCACCTGACGGTGGGGGATCTCGTGATGGGACTGGTGGTGCCGCAAGGCGCCTACCGCGAGGACAAGGTCCTGCCGGCGGACTCCGTCGTGCGGGTACCGGCCGGTGCTGACGCCGTTGCTGCATCGACGCTGCCGATGAACGGGCTCACCGCCCGCCTCGCCCTCGACAAGATGGCCCTGAAGCCGGGTCAAGTGATCGCCGTGACCGGGGCGGCAGGCGCCTTCGGTGGATACGTCGTCCAACTGGCCAAGGCCGACGGCCTGACCGTCATCGCCGACGCCGCCGACAAGGACGTCGAGCTGGTGCACGAGCTCGGAGCCGACCTCGTCGTCCCGCGCGGCGACGACGTCGCGACCCGGATCCGCGAGAAGTTCCCCGACGGCGTCGCCGGGCTCGCCGACGGGGCGCTGCTGGATGCGCTCGCCCTGCCCGCTGTCGCCGACGGCGGTGCCGTCGCGACCGTCCGCAACTACCGCGGGCCCGACGAGCGAGGCCTGCGATACTTCCCCACCCTGGTCGCCGACATGGACAAGAACCGGTCTGCCCTCGACCGGCTGCGACAGCAAGCAGAAGACGGCACGCTCACCCTACGAGTCGCGGCCACCTTCCCTGCCGAACGAGCTACCGAAGCGCACCAACTCCTGGAAAAAGGTGGTATCCGGGGCCGTGTGGTCCTGACCTTCTGA
- a CDS encoding LysR family transcriptional regulator has protein sequence MDVQLRHLRALVAVIDTGTFTDAATELGISQAAVSRNIAALETALGVRILQRTTRHLAPTATGLQILAGARRILAETAHLHRIAEQSRTELRVGYAWAALGKHTRRLQRAWSAVQPGTPLVFVQSNTVTAGLSDGAADVAVVRRGLPGDTTRPAPVDPTLTDPRFATALIGLENRCAAIATDNPLARRRTLRVDDLTRYTVAIDARTGTTTPDLWPTGAAPAIRPTHGVDEWLTLIAANQAVGITSEATANQNPRPGVAYRMLRAVPQIEVWLAWWRDDPPAQLADLIRLSRQAYTRTDQSSS, from the coding sequence ATGGACGTCCAGCTGCGGCACCTGCGCGCCCTCGTCGCCGTCATCGACACCGGCACCTTCACCGACGCCGCCACCGAACTCGGCATCTCCCAGGCCGCCGTCTCCCGCAACATCGCCGCCCTGGAGACCGCCCTCGGCGTCCGCATCCTGCAACGCACCACCCGCCACCTAGCCCCCACCGCCACCGGACTGCAGATCCTCGCCGGCGCCCGCCGCATCCTCGCCGAAACCGCCCACCTGCACCGCATCGCCGAACAGTCCCGCACCGAACTCCGCGTCGGCTACGCCTGGGCCGCCCTCGGCAAACACACCCGCAGACTGCAGCGCGCCTGGTCGGCCGTCCAACCCGGCACACCCCTGGTCTTCGTCCAGTCCAACACCGTCACCGCCGGCCTCAGCGACGGCGCCGCCGACGTCGCCGTCGTCCGCCGCGGACTGCCCGGCGACACCACCCGCCCCGCGCCCGTCGACCCCACCCTCACCGACCCCCGCTTCGCCACCGCACTCATCGGACTCGAGAACCGGTGCGCCGCCATCGCCACCGACAACCCCCTCGCCCGCCGCCGCACCCTGCGCGTCGATGACCTCACCCGCTACACCGTCGCCATCGACGCCCGCACCGGAACCACCACCCCCGACCTGTGGCCCACCGGCGCCGCACCCGCCATCCGCCCCACCCACGGCGTCGACGAATGGCTCACCCTCATCGCCGCGAACCAGGCCGTCGGCATCACCTCGGAAGCCACCGCCAACCAGAACCCCCGGCCGGGCGTCGCCTACCGGATGCTGAGGGCCGTACCCCAGATCGAGGTCTGGCTCGCCTGGTGGCGCGACGACCCACCGGCCCAACTGGCCGACCTGATCCGGCTGAGCCGCCAGGCTTACACCCGTACCGATCAATCAAGCTCTTGA
- a CDS encoding DMT family transporter, with protein MSADVLERPVAVAPGGRKLAAGLATMMGSAACNQVGAAVGAHAFAVIGPAGVVAVRQFVAAAVLLPVARPNLRRFTWAQWWPTLLLGSVFATMNLSLYTAVDRIGLGLAVTLEFLGPLAVALAGSRTRLDLVCALGAGLGVYVLVLPGGSSDWFGIGSGLLAAGCWAAYILLNRMLGARLPGLQAPAAATSVSALMYLPVVLVLVARGSWSWPAVLFAVGAGVLSSVIPYACDLVALRTVPPRFFGVVMSVHPVFAALAGLVLLGEVLALHEWAGIAMVVAVNVVAVVAAQRRVR; from the coding sequence GTGAGTGCTGATGTTCTGGAGCGGCCGGTCGCGGTGGCACCGGGTGGGCGGAAGCTGGCGGCCGGCCTGGCGACGATGATGGGTAGTGCCGCGTGTAATCAGGTGGGTGCGGCGGTGGGGGCGCACGCGTTCGCGGTGATCGGGCCGGCGGGTGTGGTGGCGGTGCGGCAGTTCGTGGCGGCGGCGGTGCTGCTGCCGGTGGCGCGGCCGAATCTGCGGCGGTTCACGTGGGCGCAGTGGTGGCCGACGTTGTTGCTCGGGTCGGTGTTCGCGACGATGAATCTGAGTCTGTACACGGCGGTGGACCGGATCGGGCTGGGTCTGGCGGTGACGCTGGAGTTTCTGGGGCCGCTGGCGGTGGCGCTGGCGGGTTCGCGTACCAGGCTGGATCTTGTCTGTGCTCTTGGTGCTGGTCTCGGTGTGTATGTGCTGGTGCTGCCGGGTGGGAGCAGTGATTGGTTCGGGATCGGGTCGGGTCTGCTGGCGGCGGGGTGCTGGGCGGCTTACATCCTGTTGAATCGGATGTTGGGTGCGCGGTTGCCGGGTCTGCAGGCGCCGGCGGCGGCGACGTCGGTGTCGGCGCTGATGTATCTGCCGGTGGTGCTGGTTCTGGTGGCGCGGGGGTCGTGGTCGTGGCCGGCGGTGCTGTTCGCGGTGGGTGCGGGTGTGCTGAGTTCGGTGATTCCGTACGCGTGTGATCTGGTGGCGTTGCGGACGGTGCCGCCGCGGTTCTTCGGGGTGGTGATGAGCGTTCATCCGGTGTTCGCGGCGCTGGCGGGTCTGGTGCTGCTGGGTGAGGTTCTGGCGCTGCACGAGTGGGCGGGCATCGCGATGGTGGTGGCGGTGAACGTGGTCGCGGTGGTCGCGGCGCAGCGGCGTGTTCGGTAG
- a CDS encoding nitroreductase/quinone reductase family protein — protein sequence MNSAVIEEFRARGGVLSGMFAGWRLILLTTVGARSGRPHTVPLGFLSAGEGRLLVIASAGGAPRHPAWFHNLVAEPRVIVEDGVSSYPAVASVLAGAERDGAFARAVAEDPGWAGYERRSGRVLPVVALTREP from the coding sequence ATGAATTCCGCTGTCATTGAAGAGTTCCGTGCGCGTGGTGGTGTGCTGTCCGGGATGTTCGCCGGGTGGCGTCTGATTCTGCTGACGACGGTGGGTGCCCGGTCGGGGCGGCCGCATACGGTGCCGCTGGGTTTCCTGTCTGCCGGTGAGGGCCGGCTGCTGGTGATCGCTTCCGCTGGTGGGGCGCCGCGGCATCCGGCGTGGTTCCACAATCTGGTCGCTGAGCCGCGGGTGATCGTGGAGGACGGGGTGTCGTCGTATCCGGCGGTGGCGTCGGTGCTGGCCGGTGCTGAGCGGGATGGGGCGTTCGCGCGGGCGGTGGCCGAGGATCCCGGGTGGGCCGGCTATGAGCGCCGGTCCGGGCGGGTGTTGCCGGTGGTGGCGCTGACCCGCGAGCCGTAG
- a CDS encoding LCP family protein has protein sequence MRSRICVAAGALLMGAALVVAPAVAHAEKVRISGAVNLLLAGIDPRGSHVAPLADTIVVVHVPADRRGVFVFSLPRDLVVSIPAFAASGSAAQRSKINAAMALGAKERDGGGYDPAQGFELLARVVGDVTGIPGFDAGAVIDFGGFTKLVAALGGIRMVIDQDVVSEHRKPDGSPRDRLPECQVPGNSCLRPYTGPQKSYPRSDAPVLLEPWEALDYVRQRYGLPHSDYDRQRHQRQLLTAVAKRLDEARPGELRRILMAAGDVLTFVGGRHGIRDWAAALKGLDVRDVTTVGLPGAPVFDESGKYLGERLDAAGFFRAVAGDRVAPFLVDHPAAVTIDRPR, from the coding sequence GTGCGCAGCCGGATCTGTGTGGCGGCGGGGGCTCTGCTGATGGGAGCGGCGCTGGTGGTGGCGCCGGCGGTGGCGCACGCGGAGAAGGTGCGGATCAGCGGGGCGGTGAATCTGCTGCTAGCCGGGATCGACCCGCGGGGTTCGCATGTGGCGCCGCTGGCGGACACGATCGTGGTGGTGCATGTGCCGGCGGATCGGCGGGGTGTCTTCGTGTTCTCGTTGCCGCGGGATCTGGTCGTCTCGATTCCGGCGTTCGCGGCGTCGGGGAGCGCGGCGCAACGTTCCAAGATCAATGCGGCGATGGCTCTGGGGGCGAAGGAGCGCGACGGCGGCGGGTACGACCCGGCGCAGGGGTTCGAGCTGCTGGCCCGGGTGGTCGGTGACGTGACCGGGATCCCGGGGTTCGACGCCGGCGCGGTGATCGACTTCGGGGGGTTCACGAAGCTGGTGGCGGCGCTCGGCGGGATCCGGATGGTGATCGATCAGGATGTGGTGTCGGAGCATCGTAAGCCGGACGGTTCGCCGCGGGACCGGCTGCCGGAGTGCCAGGTGCCGGGGAACAGTTGCCTGCGGCCGTACACGGGTCCGCAGAAGTCGTACCCGCGCAGTGATGCACCGGTGCTGCTGGAGCCGTGGGAGGCCTTGGACTACGTGCGGCAGCGGTACGGTCTGCCGCACTCCGACTACGACCGGCAGCGGCATCAGCGGCAGCTGCTCACCGCGGTGGCGAAGCGGCTGGACGAGGCGCGGCCGGGTGAGCTGCGGCGGATCCTGATGGCGGCCGGCGACGTGCTGACGTTCGTGGGCGGGCGGCACGGGATCCGGGACTGGGCGGCCGCGTTGAAGGGCCTGGACGTGCGGGATGTGACGACGGTCGGGTTGCCGGGCGCGCCGGTGTTCGACGAGTCCGGGAAGTACCTCGGGGAGCGCCTGGACGCGGCCGGGTTCTTCCGGGCGGTCGCGGGCGATCGGGTGGCCCCGTTCCTGGTGGACCACCCGGCCGCCGTGACGATCGACCGACCGCGGTGA
- a CDS encoding CbtB domain-containing protein, translating to MPKAPNPTIAVPAVNPRLVAAAATVTGVMLLLAYLVAFDQGALSQSGMYLHELMHDGRHLLGVPCH from the coding sequence GTGCCCAAGGCCCCGAACCCCACCATCGCCGTACCGGCCGTCAACCCGCGCCTGGTCGCCGCCGCGGCCACCGTCACCGGAGTCATGCTGCTGCTCGCCTACCTCGTCGCGTTCGACCAGGGCGCGCTGTCACAGTCCGGCATGTACCTGCACGAGCTCATGCACGACGGCCGGCACCTGCTGGGCGTCCCCTGCCACTGA
- a CDS encoding TIGR03086 family metal-binding protein encodes MSTEISELIDEAAPAVTGVVRGTRDSQLGAATPCAEFRVRDLLNHLLQVAVNFQALARREDADWAPGPDRLTGDWRETFAADVQRVRAGWSDPDVLDGVSPGMGLPQRVLGLMLVVDLVVHGWDLARATGQDYAVPPRLLAATTEFLGIMAETGRQMGAFGPEVAAPDDAGELERLLALTGRNPRWQP; translated from the coding sequence GTGTCCACTGAGATCAGCGAACTCATCGACGAGGCCGCTCCGGCGGTGACCGGCGTGGTGCGCGGCACCCGCGATTCCCAGCTCGGGGCGGCGACGCCGTGTGCCGAGTTCCGGGTGCGTGACCTGCTGAATCATCTGCTGCAGGTGGCGGTGAACTTCCAGGCCCTGGCGCGCCGGGAGGACGCCGACTGGGCGCCCGGCCCGGATCGGCTGACCGGGGACTGGCGGGAGACGTTCGCCGCCGACGTGCAGCGGGTGCGGGCCGGCTGGTCCGATCCGGACGTTCTCGACGGGGTGTCACCCGGGATGGGCCTGCCGCAGCGGGTGCTCGGGCTGATGCTGGTCGTGGATCTGGTGGTGCACGGCTGGGATCTGGCCCGGGCGACCGGCCAGGACTATGCGGTGCCGCCGCGGCTGCTCGCCGCGACCACGGAGTTCCTGGGGATCATGGCGGAGACCGGCCGGCAGATGGGCGCGTTCGGTCCGGAGGTGGCCGCCCCCGACGACGCCGGCGAGCTGGAGAGGCTGCTCGCGCTGACCGGCCGGAATCCGCGCTGGCAGCCCTGA
- a CDS encoding DUF4034 domain-containing protein, with protein sequence MNLFGRRRDVAVDSDPAGDDVPLRQAVTRSRDGDWEPARDLLAASRHDYDRRAHLIAVIAASTARDGDTAWPDVWAGVEPRNPDALLLHARSLIARDRRLPAALTLTEQAANLAPDDPTPWSQRLLLMTALGADRATRDAGWHQVIARDPWHREAHGHRLTHLCRRTTGATTHDDMFAFTHETASAAPTGSPLLVLPLAAANEWALWETHHGDGAGTMNRALQVIRAQRGNPGFHAAVETAYTGWFQQPATRHALWHHDLNLLAQALHRAEQHTRARPVFDAIGPYFDPEPWRYVGGEQTFQDASRKASPS encoded by the coding sequence ATGAATCTCTTCGGCCGCCGCCGGGACGTCGCCGTCGACAGCGACCCCGCCGGCGACGACGTGCCGCTGCGGCAGGCCGTCACGCGATCCCGCGACGGCGACTGGGAGCCGGCCCGCGACCTGCTCGCCGCATCCCGGCACGACTACGACCGCCGCGCCCACCTGATCGCCGTCATCGCCGCCTCCACCGCCCGCGACGGCGACACCGCCTGGCCGGACGTGTGGGCCGGCGTCGAACCCCGCAACCCCGACGCCCTGCTGCTGCACGCCCGCTCCCTGATCGCCCGCGACCGGCGCCTCCCCGCCGCCCTGACCCTCACCGAGCAGGCCGCGAACCTCGCCCCCGACGACCCCACCCCCTGGTCACAGCGGCTGCTGCTGATGACCGCCCTCGGCGCCGACCGTGCCACCCGCGACGCCGGCTGGCACCAGGTCATCGCCCGCGACCCCTGGCACCGCGAAGCCCACGGCCACCGCCTCACCCACCTGTGCCGGCGCACCACCGGCGCCACCACCCACGACGACATGTTCGCCTTCACCCACGAGACCGCGTCCGCCGCCCCGACCGGCTCCCCGCTGCTCGTGCTGCCCCTGGCCGCCGCGAACGAATGGGCCCTCTGGGAAACCCACCACGGCGACGGCGCCGGCACCATGAACCGCGCCCTGCAGGTGATCCGCGCCCAGCGCGGCAACCCGGGCTTCCACGCCGCCGTCGAGACCGCCTACACCGGCTGGTTCCAGCAGCCCGCCACCCGGCACGCCCTCTGGCACCACGACCTGAACCTGCTCGCCCAAGCCCTGCACCGGGCCGAGCAGCACACCCGGGCCCGCCCGGTCTTCGACGCGATCGGCCCCTACTTCGACCCCGAGCCGTGGCGGTACGTCGGCGGCGAGCAGACCTTCCAGGACGCCAGCCGCAAAGCGTCCCCGTCGTGA